AATGAgaaattttcaaatgaaaattcaaGAAAATAATGCAAAATCCATAATGACTACAAAAAGACTGGCAGTCAAGAACCCTCAATAAATCCCTCAGGACAAGTATTCACAGGACATGTATTGTATGCTACATGATCAGGGCCTATTGATGGTTATATCTTTTAAAAATCTGCATAAACAGTAACTGAAGATGATACTGCTACCAGAATCCCTCAGGACAAGTATTCACAGGACATGTATTGTATGCTTCATGATCAGGGCCTATTGATGGTTATATCTTTTAAAAATCTGCATTAACAGTAACTGAAGATGGTACTGCTACCAGAATCACTTCACAATATGGTTGAAATTAGATCAGTAACAATCTCTTTAGAGTTTCTTCCCTTAGAAAGAAATATATTCCAGATAATATTCAACTTACCAATTCATTTGAGTGTTTTGACCATGCCAGATTACAGACTTGTGACCCTGTGTCTACACACTGTAGCGGTTGACCAGTTAGTGTGTTCCAGAACCTAATACAGCGGTCCGCTGTTCCACCACCGCTGGCCAGCAGACCGTGTTGATGTGGGGACCATGCTATGGCCTTAACTGCTGCTAAATGTTCAGTGTATGTTTGCACTGGATTCACACTTGTCATGTTCCAAACAAACAGTTTATTATCATTTCCACCTGATGCTAAGTGTTGGTGATCTGGGGACCACTTCAAACCACAAACCTGGGAACAAAGATCACACAGATTACAATTCTCATCAACATAAAAACAAGAATACCTCAATATACAAAGCTTAAAAATTTCAGAAGGAAATACAAGTATAAATAGGATTTAATAAACACGAACATTGATGTGACCACACATTTTACAATGTACATTGATTTGGGTGGAGATTGCAATGGGAAAGAGTCACTATTATCATTTACAGTCTAGCTGAAAGATGTGTAGGTTTAGCATTACAAACCCACTGGAACCTTCTCTGTATCTATTATGGGCTAGAAGCCTGACTCCTTACCTCCTGTCTGTGTCCACCAAGCCGACGTTCAGGGGCAACACTGGGTGTTCGTATATCCCGCTGTAAGATGAGACGATCTCGACTGCCAGAGGAGAGAATGTCACCATTCCATGCCAGGGCacctaaaacaaaaatatattcagtcTGATAATACTAGGCAAATGAAACTCAACACAAGTTTTTGTCTGGCAAGAGAGGCGCATGTGACAGCAGTGATGGCACACATCATACATGACAACAGGAAGGACATTGTGCTACCTACCAACTCTAGCGCTGTGTCCTTCTAGAGAGTTGATTTTCTTGTTGACAGACACATCCCAGATCTGAACATAACCCTTGTGTGTCCCCACTGCAACTAGATTACCCTGCAGAACATGTTAAAATACAGTGTTTATGTCTACACATCATCAAGGCTGCAAAGGAACAAAACATGATCTATCCAATTCAATTTGTCCATTTCATTAACAATGTAATGTGCAACACAAACAAATTTGTAAACTATCCATTTCTGTTCACTGTTAACATTAACAGTTCCACCTCCATAACGAACATAGGTAATCCCTGTCAAGCTGGTTAGATTACCAAACCATCAACTTTGTTTTTCCACCATGCTTACCAGTAACACAAGGCTGAAAATCAGAACCAGTAGGTACTGAAGGTATGGATACAACTTGCAAGTGAGTGCGTTTTGTTTTGCACTGCTTTGGCAATGTATCAGCAatatacaccagaaatgggcttcacgcactgtactaatgtggggaatcaaacctgggtcttcagcatgatgagcaaacggaTTAAatacttggctaccccactgtccagCATAAATACAAACTTTAGGAAGTATACAAATAAGTTTCTGATAAATTTACGAgaatatatttcataataaGTATCTCTGCAACAATTAAGTCAAGTATCTTCCCATGCACTATGACTTACGCTGACTCTCTCTGACCATGACACGGAGGTGACAGTGTCATTATCTTGAGACAAATCACACAATCGGGTCACCTGTAAAACAATATACCAAACATAAAATTTCAACTTGTaacaatacatgtacttgtctgAACAATATGGACTCTTTTGAaccaaacatacatacattatacatacGGAAGAGACTAGATACACAAAATGAGGACTCTTTCAACCTTTTCAATAAAGCCTGCAATCCCAAACCAATCCAAAGCTTGAAACTGAAGGTACATACCTGTTTGTACATTACTGGATGATCCGATGAACTCTGGATTTTAACAAAAACACTGGGAGATATATTTAAAGGGCAATATTTGTGCTTGCAGTCTTGTTAGTATTAAGTTTAGATGGTTAAGTGCTAGTCTATCATTGAACATGGTAAATAGAATGATATTATAACAGGGTCAAAATATATTAGTACAGCATGAACAAAATGAAACCAAAATGAttctaaatatttcatgatttataTAACTGCATAAAGCAAAATTAGGAGTGGGgatatttgaaacagttcatccACAGTCAATAACACAAAGCTTGGTATGTACCTTAGGTTCTTCATACTCATTATTTAACTGAATAGATCCTGATACTGACTGACATATAATcccttgaaaaaaaacattgaagTCTGCCAACTACACCTTACAGTATGTTAGTGAAATCTTTTGTTAAATGACGTATTCAGAGCTGCTGAAGGGCCAGCAATGTACATCTAATAAATGTCAGAATTCGACAATGAGTAGGTATTCCCactcaaccaaacaaacatTACTACAGGTAGTGATGTCTGCATAGCAAACTTAATCAACTCTCTGGTAGTTGGGCAGACTTCATTGCTGTTCAGAACTACATCTACTACACAAACCTGACTGGTACATGCACTCCAGAGATACACTGAGGTCCCCAGCCCAACACTGAGGACGTTCTGAGATGACCAATCAACCAGGTTCAAGTAGAAGTCATCCTGCAGCTCCGGGGCATCTAGCACTTTGAAGGGAATTTTGGATATCTTCCTCACAGCCTGAAAAATTGGAATATTTCAGTACTGTAATCTCTGCAAACACATCACATTAAGCCTCACCTACAGAAAGATTTCTTCCTGTTCACAGTTATGCAGAAACCTACCAGCACtgaatataatctgtacattaaAGTATGTTAATATATATGTGAGAGAAGAACTCTTTCTTGTATATTGTTGAAACTTACAGTGTGTGAGATTGCTACATTATGTTCATTGTCCCTCTGGACATCACACCTCTCCCCAACACATCAGATTGTTTGGGGCCGTAATTGTTAAATTTTATGTATAAACATACATGTCTCCTAATGTGCTTGTATTGCAACATGTTTCAGCTCTTCATACCAAGcctcacaccaacacaacttTTCAACACTTTGTCTAATACTGTGTTAGTCATTGTTCTTGTGTCAGTATACAATTGATTATCTAGCCTCTAGTCTTTGCCCTTGTTTCAGTCAGTGATAGCAAATATTCCAAGTCAGCCAGGGGATGATGTTTTCTGTTAATATCAGATGAAACTAGACAATATTCTGGGACTAGGTTCTGATACACATATGAGGATTCTACAGACCGATGTTGATATTTGTAAACATGGAACATAAATTGTCTTATCAGACAGACCTTGCGTGGAGAACGAAGAAGCTTTTGACTTTTACTCCCAACTGGTGATAGAGAGTATGGTGAAGAATCGCATGAGTCTCCACCTCGCCGCGGAACATGGTACTGTAATCAATCAACATATACATTCATCCAAGAGACAGAAATATATTGAGAACTGTACACAAACACATGGGAGATATCTTTTACCTTGATTAGAATGATTCTTATTACTTGTCGCTAGTAGCTCATTGTAATTGATCACGCTAATATCAAGAGTGTCCAAAGTTTTTTGCAGTTCggagtgttttttttaaatatggtcattgtaaatagcaaaatacTCAACTATTACTTCAAAATAACCATGTGAAAAGGCAATCTTACCCGAAAGAGATTTTTGCTTTCTTTTGGAGCTAGTATTCTTCTCTCATCTGTTTGTTGATCCTAAACATTACAAAAAGGAAAAGGAATGAAAACTAGTTGTATTACAGATGATGATTATAACTAGTTACATACACAGTACAATCTTTACCTATAAATGGTAAATATCAGTTTTTATAACAAGAAGACAGAAATAAATAGTACTGCATGGGAAACTGTTTTTATCAACAGGAGAACAATACTTCATTTTTTTGTAATAATGACAAATGACAACCTCCATACATGATCAGTAAATGAACAACGTAATTGTGAGAATGAAACCAAACCTTCAAGTCATCAATGCCAGCCGAGAGTAGTTCATTCTTCAACAAACATGAATATGCTAAACCATCCTTGCTCGTTTCTGTACTGGTTTCTTTTCCTTTCCTTGTTTGGCTAGGAGACTGAACTGTGTTTTCCTGAAATGGTTAAGAAGATAACTGTCATGATCATCATATTAAACTGCAGGTGAGCAAGCATGAGACTACAAGAAGTACCACACTGTGTACTGGTGTCAAAACACTGCTCATATGAAAAACCATTGTGATTGAAACATTACATACTTACCGGCAgaacattgaagttgatgtgcCAGCTTGCACCAGCTCGACTTGGGATGAAGCGGTCTCCATACTTCTCTTTAGAAGGGGATGCTACTGGACTTGTGCTAACAGGCTGAAAAAGTAATAATCAAAATGTGAGTATGGTGTTGTGCTGCATGGGAGACTGTTGTCATTTCTTATTGGTagtaatctgtaaatagcaaaaggcacaactttggggtctgcctcagATATCTGCCAAATTTTGCTCAAAGATATTGAACACTTTTTTTAGTTCTTCTCTGGAAATGAATGCCAAGCTCCCTTCTGAGACTAAGTCAAGAACATTCATGGGAatcatgacaaacaaacaagacaaaaatctgtaaacagcaaaaggcaacacttCAGGTTAagtttgatatatctaccaagttttgctgaaagatactGAAGGCATAAAAATCAATTCAAGTACACAACATTCCTGCCAACTTCCAGAAGTATTCCAGTCTCATCTGAAAACCATTTTAAAGAACTCTGGCAGGCACACATTCTGGACATCCTGGAGTACACTGATGTATGATATATAACTTACTACTTACTGCTGTGTCCACTTACCTGACACATTCTATCCTATGTGAAATCGTAACCCCTAGAGTGTGTTTCAAGataatttgtaaatattcattgatCATGCTGATTACTGATATTAAAATATAGGTCAGGACAAATTGATTGATGGTAATAGTAATATTGGGCATGTCAATGAGCAATTATACAAAAGAAAATCAGAAAACAGTAAACAGGTGGCTATTAACACTGCCATGTTCGCATCAGTAACAGTAACAGTCTCAACATTTGTGTGGATATGTTTACCAACATAACCCATAACATGTCATTTTACCATaaacataatattaataatgCATGAAAAGATAACAATAACTCACTGATGAGAATGGTGATAATTGTCCATTTTGTTGTCTCAGGAGTCTCTTCTCATAATCAGgatccattttcactgcagattCTCGAGTCTAGAGTGTTTAATTGCCAAGCAAATGGCAGCGCTGTAACTTTATGTTCTTGTCACCATTTGATGTTTAAGCTGtagaagaaaaaatattttctgagaTTTTGTGTGTTATACTAAGTAAGAAACTGCACAAGGGACATCTAATGTAAAATTATGCAACTTCTTACTTTAAAGTTCTATCAACGACAGAAATTTCCAAGAATGTTCAAGAAATATTTCGTCACACGttttaaaaactaaaacaaCAGTTCCAAAATCGTTTGTATTCAATTATGAGGAAATGTGATTGATTGCTTGTTCTTTAGGTCATTGTgaccaatcttcgattatttcaattaaccaGATCACCACTAATTTTCAGGCAACAAAGCATGATCATGGTCAATGGTTCaccatatatttatatttgatatACCTAGATATCTGTTGGGTTCACTTTCAACACGTGCTTAAGTAATTTCTGTACCTTCTCCACAGGGAGTGCATAGGACACCAGCAAGTTTGCAAGCACACGGTTTTAGAATTGTGTTGGACAAATGACCAGAGGTGTTTTCAACAGAATGAATACTTGTATTTGCGGATATCTGCTGCTGAACGAAAATTATGTCTTGCGCACCAGCAAATACACACATCACCACTTTAGAGCAGTCACGCCAAACGATTTAACATGGCATCCAGTGCTGGTAGGTGATATTTCCATAATAAATGGTAATTCGGGAAAGACACGaattttctcacttcgcgttgTCATCGAGGCGTAgcagggtgatatgactttcataGAGGGAGTACACAACTTTTATACCCCGGCTcacggatcgtgatggatgtacatggtattttatcagagtcacgtggaccaaacaaaactcgacattcttaccaTGTGGCTAGATAGTAACTTATTAACCCATCTTCTAATAAACACGGTATGAAAAAAGTGGAAAATTGctatttgatatttttattttaagaaCCTGACTGTAAGCTCCATGTCACAAAAGAAACAATAAGGGACTGACGGGAGTTCTCCCTGGGTTATCCCGAGCACAGTTACTGTTCAACAGCCGttcgtgtgtacatgtgtgcttGCTAATCGAATACTCATTCTGTTGAACATGCCTCAGGTTGTTTTTAGCAGGACCGTCAATGTCCTCATTTCTCTATGTGAACATTCAAAAAAATTACTGACTGGTTTCGAATATATCTTTCATGTGAAAAATACTTGAGACAGCAGTGACAATACGACTGACATTCAATCTTTAAGAATTTGATCTGTTTGATACATATCAGATGACATGTAGAGCCTGTGGTATTACAGAAACATGTCTGCTAAGGGTTACAAACGACTTACTATGCTCTACAGATGAGCGGAACCTAAATCTGCTAGTGTTATTAGACCAGACAACATCATTCGACAAGATCGAACAGGACAAGTTAATCCACTGCCTCAAGACGCGAATTGGATAATCAAGAACTGCTTTCAAGTCGTTTGAATCCTATCTTCATCATAGATGCCAGTCAGTGGTCAGTTATTGATCAAGCCTCATCAGATCATGTCCCCTTTAACCAATCATGTTCACCCTCTTTTACACCCTCTCTTAGTGATGCCTTTGATGCCAATGATGTTACTCATCACTTGTACGCTGATGACTCACAGCTAAACAGATCCTTTCCCAAACAAGATTGACATTTGTTCACACAGGAAGCCACTAGTCAGCTAGCAAAGTCTCTCCAGGATTGACTTTCGCAACAGTTTGCTTATCAACATAAGGCAAGATCTACACAGGAATCCTCAGTGAGTACAAAATGCCTCAGCTCGGCTAATACTTTGCTGCAAGAAGACATCCAATATAACACCAATATTGATGAATCTCCATTGGTTCTCAGTACAAGctacaataaaattctatctcTGACATAAGGCTATTACTATGATGTTGCCCCAGATATCTGAAAGAACTTCTCTAGAATTATACTTCAAGCAAAAATCTGAGAATGAATCagatccaatgatcaacatctgCTAACCCAATATTAATCTCAAATCCTTCGGCCAGAGATCATTCTCATTCTGTGCTCCTTCTCTCTGATATCAAAACATAACCATCTTCAGGTCTCTTGAAATCCAAACTTAAAATCCACCTCTTCTCCAAGTATTACCCTTAATACCTGCACTTTGAGCAACCGCAACAGATGGAAAATAGTACATAATAAATGcacttattattattacttcTTATTTCACTGGTGACTCCAAAATATTATCTGATGTTTCAGTGATGAGTGGacatggttttttttgtgaTCTGATGGTGCTCTTACAAGTCTGATGACGCAAGGGCTCATTTAGAGAGTATTCACGTCATTCAGAGTCTGACAGCATTTGAGATGTATTCCATTTCAAGGTACATTCATGCTGCATTCCAACTGCAATTGAAATATTCTGATACATTTGAtgaatattccacctgtattCCAACAGCAATTGAAATACTTTCCGACTCATTTGAGACACATTCAGGACTTTCTGATAGGATTTTAAGTAACTTGTGTTTTCCATTCTCCTCAAATATGTTTTCCACTTCAAAGAATCAATTCTATctcaaacattttgaacatttaaaAGCATTTGCCCATGTAACATTACATTCAAGAATACCCTGAATAAATGGAATGTATTTGGAATGCAGTAGAGGTTTTAGAGTGCAGTTCAAATTTCAAGGAATGCCCAGGAATTTTCAATCAGACAGCATTCCACCTCATTCCACCTCAAATGTTATGGGGGtataaaatatgtacattttaagAATACGCAATCACATCAGCTGTGACAATGGTATTATTTACGTCACAAACTTCAGGTTTGCATGAGATTTCTCTAACATCAGGATTGCAAGAGATAACAGGAAAGAGCTATTTTTTGCACTGTTTCATGCATTATGAAACTTGATAACGTTGTACATGCCACTCTTGGGTACACCACTATTTTACAGTGAATGAAAATGGCATCAGATGATACACTGAAGCAACTGTTGACATCAAGTTTTGGGGTTAGAGTTCCGTCTGAAACGTATTCTATTTTTTGTGATTATTTCGagaggttagggttaggttttaAGTTTATGGCTAGGGTTCAGGTTTAGACATTTTACTAAAAGACTTTAGGCGTCTATTCCCTGGTAATAGTGGTAtagaacattttaaaaaacaaacagaaatacaGGGATATGAAACAGATGCAGCAGATTCAAATATCTGTCCATTTTACGCGTAATGCACCCTACGTCAATGCTAAAGAAACAGTCTCATCTTTCCTGAGTACTTCACAACACTAAAAGGCGTTACTTTGTCGGTATCGAATATAACTGCAGAGTGTTTCTGTTTTTCAAGTTGAATTCTCACTGTGAAAACGGGTGAAAAATAGATATTACACATTTACAAGTGCATTTTTAAAAAGTGCTCTTCCCACTGATCAAAAGTAAATTCAAATGCACACCTTATTAACTTACCAAAAGGATTATTTGATAATCCAGATGTgctaaaaacaaaaaatattcctACGTTGACAAAGTTTGTTGTTCTACTCCAACAAGATGGCGTCGGTTGCAATGCATGATGGgagtttgttatttttcgttAAATACGTCTGAATCTACTTTGCTACTAAAATACTAGAGTTTGAATATTTCTTGCATTATAAGAAATACGTGGATTgttcttgtatgaaaatatgctagttttaattttgATCAAAAGCACTTCCTTAGCAACCAAAGGTGGCAACGTTTATCATTATCCAAGATGGCAGCAGCAGGGAAGGGCGCAGTGAAAGAACCCCAGAACGTTGTTCACCAAAATGCAATATTATGTGAAACTATTAGAAAAGAGCAAAGACATCAGAAGATTTACACGAGCTACAGTGTAAATCCATACAAAAAGAGTAAGTAAAAGACTACTGAAAAGAGCATAGTTTATATGATTGAGATTATTGATGAATTTGCGCGAAGAAGAGCCATCTCTACATGTGCTGGATAAGGGGTTATAGCTAAAACGGCACCACAGCAGAACGGcaccaaaatcgtttggtgaaaACGGCACCAAATTGGCGAAAACGGCTACTGATTAAAGggctaaaacgtcaccataTATCAAACATTGTTATCTCGTCTCGTCAGGAGTTGGGACAAGGAAAGATCGCCATCCTTGAAATGGTTCCAGAGGGAGAAAATCTCATCTTGCCTTGCCGATGACGTCTTTCTTACATAGGCCTTCAGACGTCCCTCCTGGATGAGCCTGGTCTGGAGGGGAAGGAGTTTAGCCTCCTGATATAGTTCTGGGACCAGGCGGTAAATTCCCAGAGACTGCTCCCTTACCTTGTTGTTCATCCGCCTGTGCCAGCctaaacagaaaaatatttttactttccaatcattgtcggcagagtagacgcatttattatctaaacatactaCACGCAGCTTGGGTAGGAGAAGCACTTTCCAAACATTGTCGGcagagtagacgcatttattatctaaacatactaCACGCAGCTTGGGTACGAGAGGCACTTTCCAATCATTGTCGGcagagtagacgcatttattatctaaacatactaCACGCAGCTTGGGTAGGAGAAGCACTTTCCAAACATTGTCGGcagagtagacgcatttattatctaaacatactaCACGCAGCTTGGGCACGAGAGGCACTTTCCAATCATTGTCGGcagagtagacgcatttattatctaaacatactaCATGCAGCTTGGGTACGAGAAGCACTTTCCAATCAATGTCGAcagagtagacgcatttattatctaaacatgaTGCAAGCAGCTTGGTGAGTGTAGTGTTATATATTGATGGGCATACTTACCTGATATATTcctaatatattatttatttatatttatatttatatcaatcCAAAGTTCACAATCCAATAACGTCTACTTACCTAATATatctgtttttatttcacaaagtctatttacgaaacactaaatgtttatccaaagttcacaatacaataaagtcatcatatcaatgttcatccttTTTAAAAATTGTATATGGTGACGTTTTCGCCATAACATTTGTAGCCGTTTTCGCCAAGGGAAGGTTCCGTTCTGTCCAAACGGTGCCGTTTTGGTGCCGTTTTGCtgtggtgacgttttagcctgCACCCCTGGATAAGCAGCTCATGTCTTAGCAGTGCTCGCTGTAGGAATTTGTCACTCCCGATCCGCTGTTACTCTGAGAGAATACAGCCATATTTATTCACTGTCAAGTTAAACTATATTTCCCTCGAGCATTATCACCTGTTGAGACAACTTATGTTATTAATAGCAGAGAGCCGCGATGCTGCCAAGACATGTATAGTGATTCCAGCGTATCGTTATTTACTGACTGACAAGGTTGGTGTTTTTAGGTGGCAatttcctatctttggaaatctctttagggttagggttagggttagggtaggtaaccctaaccctaattcAGTTCAATGGGTTCCAGTCAAAATACCTTATCATGAGTAACATTGCTgcaaagaggcgtacatcagTACATCCAGTACAAACAAATGTAGTGAATGGACACAAAACAAAGTTCACTGTGTCCAGAGGGATGCACAAGAATGTTCACTGTACCCACAGCATTCCCATGAATTTGCCAAGTGTTTGGTTGGGCTAACCATGCCCACAAATCATTCACTAAGAAACTAAGCAAAAGATTGCAAAAATATTAGAATAGGATATTGTTGGCATGATATGTGTTTCATCATTAACCTGTTAATGTGATGACAATTTTATAAGGTCATAAtctgcatgatttaaaagtgtagtATAACATAACAAgtaggagagagtgatatacTTTAGAATGAGAAAATCTTTTGAGCAGGATATTTTTTGCAAATTTTGTGCTTGTCCTGACCTTGCAAAAGTTTTAAGATGCAGAAATGGCAAcacatttttgtgtttttttaaaacatttttccatattttaccataaaaTAGCATATTAAAAAAATGCAGCATACTTGAAACATATTGTCACTAAGCACTATCCTTTATTAGAACATTATCAACACTGTCTTCATTCCCTCAGTCACTTGTCTGCAGACATTTTGTTGAGGAGCCTGGATGCTCACTAGAAGCGCAGTctctttgtttttcttcatttagTCATAGCTAATCACAACCCATCGAGCATGGATCTGTTTCATTTCTCTAATCCTTCAATCAACATATTTGTCAGTCTTGTCCTTCATGTTCTAGGCCACACAGTCAACGTACCACTGCATGAACTGAGCAGAGATTTCTTGGCAGACATACTAAAACAATGTTATGACACTGAGTTTACCAATCTAAAGTACTGCCTGAAatagaaaaataaatgttttttcaCGTTTGTCTCTTCAttttatgtagttgatatgtgaaagtgtgaaatatctgttaaaataaTTTTGGTCTAACgttacagttccagtggtagggtCCTCAGATAGGAAACATGAAAAAAGTACTTTACTGCGGAGacattagtgcagaaatgatcAATGCAGATTTTTTCAAAGTCCAATGCAACTtgtttggaacagaccatggcaaATTAGTGTGCAGTGATATACTATTACAAAGGACACTTTTAAAgtgcccattttgaaattagacttagcttCGTTATAAATGATAGCTGTTGTAAAATATAATAACTCAATGCATGCTGAAACTATTAGGGATGTAGCTGCCATGGAGTCTTGCTGTCAGTATAAAATGAAACAGGTAGGAGaggtcgtctcaaaagcaaatCCAGGATGGGTGAAGCAGATGATGGTTGGGGTTGGGCGAGTCGACAGAGATAtcagctagtgagtgagtgagtttagttatacaccgcactcagcaatattccagctatatggcagcggtctgtaaataattgagtctggaccagacaatccggtgagcatcgatctgcacaactgggaaccgatgacatgtgtcaaccaagtcagtgaacttgACCACCcattcccgttagtcgcctcttacggcaagcatagccgcctttcATTACAAGCATcattgggttgctgaaggcctattctaccctgggaccttgaGGGGTCAGATATCAGCTAAGGTATACAAGATAATCCCATAGAGGAATTAAAGTAGGGAAGTATGTGGCATGTCCTGACACATATAGCAATGTCCATTTCTGTGGATCTTCCACCTATAAAATATTTTGAGATACTTAATACGATGCTTTACTATGTGTATCAGGTATCATGCTCTTTTATGTATCTTGACATTAGCTTCATGAATGAAAAACACATAACAAGTTAATCAATAGATGaaacacattcaacacacatgaaatgcacaaaatatttttgagatGACCCATTGCACCAGTAGGCACCACGTGCATTCCATGCCAGATGAGTTGACTTTCTGTCCTCTGACCTGGCTGAGTGACCTAATAGCCATTTATaatctgatctattgttttcagtagCTAGTAATATTTTTGCTAAGTTTTGCCCGATTTTACAAGTACACATGCTTTTCTAGAGATCCTCTTATACATCCCCACTGATTGCAAAGTTAGGCCAAAGAGCCTAAGAAccttttttctatttccgacattACTTTTGCTGAGTTCATCTCTTTAAGACTTCTAGCTTTAGGTGGTGTGATTAGAGATTGTTTGAACATAGTTTTTTGATCTGCTATAAATTCACCTTGGTTGGTAGATGGGTGCCTCTCATTTTTGAAATAACACTTCTCAAAACTGGATGAGGTATCCAGGTCGCAAAATTTTAAAGGCCGGAAAATTACTCGTTTTATGGTATTATACAATTTGACTCCATGGAAATTTACTAGTAAGGTCAGTGACTATgattagggaccgttcataatttatcactaggGGGGCGATGAGgatttttctattttttctgTACAAATCTGGTAGCCCCCCTTCAATACTTGGGACAAAACAAATAGCCCCCATGCATcctatttacaaaacacatgaCCCCCATCCCCCTGCGAATCAAGGGTCCCTTATATGTCCCTGAATGACAGAGATCTAT
Above is a genomic segment from Haliotis asinina isolate JCU_RB_2024 chromosome 7, JCU_Hal_asi_v2, whole genome shotgun sequence containing:
- the LOC137291884 gene encoding fizzy-related protein homolog, with the translated sequence MDPDYEKRLLRQQNGQLSPFSSPVSTSPVASPSKEKYGDRFIPSRAGASWHINFNVLPENTVQSPSQTRKGKETSTETSKDGLAYSCLLKNELLSAGIDDLKDQQTDERRILAPKESKNLFRYHVPRRGGDSCDSSPYSLSPVGSKSQKLLRSPRKAVRKISKIPFKVLDAPELQDDFYLNLVDWSSQNVLSVGLGTSVYLWSACTSQVTRLCDLSQDNDTVTSVSWSERVSGNLVAVGTHKGYVQIWDVSVNKKINSLEGHSARVGALAWNGDILSSGSRDRLILQRDIRTPSVAPERRLGGHRQEVCGLKWSPDHQHLASGGNDNKLFVWNMTSVNPVQTYTEHLAAVKAIAWSPHQHGLLASGGGTADRCIRFWNTLTGQPLQCVDTGSQVCNLAWSKHSNELVSTHGYSQNQILVWKYPSLVQIAKLTGHSYRVLYLAMSPDGEAIVTGAGDETLRFWNVFSKTRSTKESKSVLNLFTRIR